GCAGCCGAACCACCCGTACTCGGTCGCGCCGGCGGGCGGCGGGCTGCTGGCGATCGCCGGACCGGAGGGCGTCGGCTACCTCGCTGACCGCTACGTCGCGGTGCCCGGTACGCCGCGCCTGGACTGGGTAGGCGTGCTGCCGGACGGCACCCTGTTCGGCCGCCAGAACGTGCCCGGCCGGATCCATCTCGGCCTCGGCGACGGCTGGCAGCGCGATTGGCTGGAACTCACGCTGATGTGACCCACGACGGCGTCCTCCAGACTGGCTCCGGCAAGTTGAGTGCAGTAGGCTCAACTTTGTTCGGAGCACTCAGCCGAGGGAGCGTATGGACACTCAGCGCCTGACCACCAAGAGCCGCGAGGTCATCACCACCGCGGCCGCCACCGCGCAGCAGCGGGGCCACGCCACCGTCGAGACGTGGCACCTGCTGCTGGCGCTGCTGGACACCGGCGGCTCCACCGCCGCGGGGCTGCTGCGCGCGGTCGGGGCCAACCCCGCCGACGTGCGCCGCGCCGCCGCGCGGGCCGTGGAGCAGCTGCCGACGGCGCGCGGCAGCAGCGTCGCCGAGCCGAGCCTGTCCCGCGAGCTGGTCAACGCGATCAACGCGGCCGAGCAGGTGGCCCGGCCGCTGGGCGACGAGTACGTCTCCACCGAGCACCTGCTGGCCGGGCTGGCCCGGGTCGGCGGCGCGGTGGGCAAGGCCCTCAAGCAGGCCGGCGCGACCGAGGAGGCGCTGGTCGCCGCGTTCCCGGAGATCCGCGGCGGCGACCGCCGGGTCACCACCCCCGACCCCGAGCAGCAGTATCAGGCGCTGGAGAAGTACGGCGTGGACCTGACCGCCCGGGCCCGCGACGGCAAGGTGGACCCGGTCATCGGCCGCGACCCCGAGATCCGCCGCGTGATCCAGGTGCTCTCCCGGCGCACCAAGAACAACCCCGTGCTCATCGGCGAGCCGGGCGTCGGCAAAACCGCGATCGTCGAGGGCCTGGCCCAGCGCATCGTGGCCGGCGACGTGCCCGAGTCGCTGCGCGACAAGAAGCTGGTCAGCCTCGACCTCGGCGCCATGGTCGCCGGCGCGCAGTATCGCGGCCAGTTCGAGGAGCGGCTCAAGAGCGTGCTGGAGGAGATCAAGGCCAGCGACGGCCAGGTGATCACCTTCCTGGACGAGCTGCACACCGTGGTCGGCGCGGGCAAGGGCGAGGGCTCCATGGACGCGGGCAACATGCTCAAGCCCATGCTGGCCCGCGGCGAGCTGCGGATGGTCGGCGCGACCACCCTCGACGAGTACCGCGAGCACATCGAGAAGGACCCGGCCCTGGAGCGGCGCTTCCAGCCGGTGGTCGTCGGCGAGCCCACCGTCGAGGACACCATCGGCATCCTGCGCGGCCTCAAGGAGCGCTACGAGGTGCACCACGGCGTACGCATCACCGACGGCGCGCTGGTCGCCGCGGCGTCGCTGTCCGACCGCTACATCGCCGACCGCTTCCTGCCGGACAAGGCGATCGACCTGGTGGACGAGGCCGCCTCCCGGCTGCGCATGGAGATCGACTCCCGGCCCACCGAGGTCGACGAGATCGAGCGCCAGGTGCGCCGCCTGGAGATCGAGGAGATGGCGCTGGCCAAGGAGCCCGACCCGGCCTCGGCGGAGCGGCTGACCAAGCTACGGGCCGAGCTGGCCGACAAGCGGGAGCACCTGGCCGCGCTGTCCGACCGGTGGCGCAACGAGAAGCAGCACATCCAGGCCATCTCCGCGGCCAAGGAGCAGCTGGAGGAGCTGCGTACGCAGGCCGACCGGGCGGAGCGCGACCTCGACCTGGGCCGCGCCTCGGAGCTGCGCTACGGCCGCATTCCGGCGCTGGAGCGCGACCTCGCCCACGCCGAGCAGGAGCTGGCCGCGCTGCAGACGCACGGCGCGATGCTCAAGGAGGAGGTCGGCGCGAACGACGTCGCCGAGGTCGTCGCCGCGTGGACCGGCATCCCGGCCGGCCGGATGATGGAGGGCGAGACCGAGAAGCTGCTGCGCATGGAGGAGTCGCTCGGCTCCCGGGTGATCGGGCAGGCCGAGGCGGTCGCCGCGGTCTCCGACGCGGTGCGCCGGGCGCGCACCGGCATCGCCGACCCGGACCGGCCCACCGGCTCGTTCCTCTTCCTCGGCCCCACCGGCGTGGGCAAGACCGAGCTGGGCAAAGCGCTGGCCGAGTTCCTCTTCGACGACGAGCGGGCCATGGTCCGCATCGACATGAGCGAGTACGCCGAGAAGCACTCGGTGGCCCGCCTGGTCGGCGCCCCGCCCGGCTACGTCGGCTACGAGGAGGGCGGCCAGCTCACCGAGGCGGTGCGGCGGCGGCCGTACTCCGTGGTGCTGCTCGACGAGGTGGAGAAGGCCCACCCGGACGTCTTCGACGTGCTGCTCCAGGTGCTCGACGACGGCCGGCTCACCGACGGGCAGGGCCGCACGGTCGACTTCCGCAACGCGATCCTGATCCTCACCTCGAACCTGGGCTCGCACGCCATCGCCGACCCGACCCTGTCGGAGGAGCAGCGCAAAGACTCCGTCATGGCGGTGGTGCGCACCCACTTCAAGCCCGAGTTCCTCAACCGGCTCGACGACATCGTGGTCTTCCACGCGCTCAGCCAGGACGAGCTGACCTCGATCGTGGACATCCAGCTGGCCCGGCTGCGGCGGCGGCTCGCCGACCGGCGGCTCACCCTGGAGGTCACCGACGTGGCCCGCAAGTGGCTGGCCGGGCACGGCTACGACCCGGTGTACGGGGCGCGCCCGCTGCGCCGCCTGATCCAGTCGTCCATCGGCGACAAGCTGGCCAAGGCCTTGCTGGCGGGCGAGGTCCGGGACGGCGACACGGTCCTGATCGACCGGGACGGCGACGCGCTGCGAATCATGTGACCTGGGAAAACGCTGCTTGACGGGGGATGGCCTCGGTTCGCTACGCTGCCGGGCCGTGACCACCCCCGTCATCATCTACGCCCAGCCCGACCCGCAGGCCGGACCGCGACCCGCCACCGTGACCGTCGCCGTCTGGCTGCAGAGCGCCGTCGTGCTGCTCGCGGCGTCGCTCATCCCCGCCATCTGGTACATGCACGCCCGCTGGACGCGGCTGATCGACGAGGCGCTGCTCACGACGCCCGGCGCCGACCAGGACATCGCCGCCGCGGAGCGCGACTCCAGCCTGTACGCGGCGATCGCGATGACGGTGGTCGCCGCGCTCGTGGTGCTGTGGTTCGGCGGCACGCTGCCGCCGCTCTGGCGCGGCTCCAACCTGGCGCGCGTCCTGGCGGCGGTCGGCAGCGGCCTGCTCGGAGTGGGCGGCTTCGTCATGAACTGCTGCGGGCTCGCGTTCCTGCCGCTGCTGTTCCTGCTGCCGTTCGAGCCGATGGACCCAGGCATGGACCCGGGCCTGGATCCGGGCCTCGACCCGGCCGCGCCGGTGCCGGACGACCCGTTCTTCGACGAGGACCCGTTCACCGAGCGCCTCTACCAGCTGTCCGACCGTGACGTAGCGTGGCTGGAGTGGCTGGTCCCGCTGGCGGGCGGGCTGGCGCTGCTGCTGCTCGTCGGGGTGTTCGTGCTGCTGCTGGTGCCCCCGTCGAACCGCTGGTTCGCCCCACGCCCTCCGCAGCCCTTCTCCGGCCACCCGTATCCGGGCTACGGGTACCCGGCGTACCCGCACCCGGGTTACCCGCATTCCGCGGCACCCGCCCCGCCGGCCGAGGCGAAGCAGCCGCCCACACCGTTCTGAGCACGGACCCAACCGGTGGCGCTCGGCGGCGCCTACCCTCGAAGTCAGGTTGACGCTGGGTGCCCGGTGACCTGATCGCGGCGCCCGGTCTGCCCTGGGCGCATGTCGCGGTGGAGGAGCTGGCCTCCTCCTGAGGAGGGAGCGGCGATCGATCTGAGGTCGCAGGCGCGCGTGGCGAGCAGCGATTACGGTGTCCGCATGTCCTACACGCCACCTCCGAGCGGCTACCTGGTCCCGCCCGCGCCCGGCGCCGGTCCGCGGCCCGGCACAGTCACCGCCTCCAGCATGCTGCTCTACCTGACCTCGGCCCTGCTCGTGCTGAGCGCGGCGCTGTCCGTCTACACGTACTCCGCGCTGTCCACCAGCGAGATCGAGGACATCTACCGGCAGGGCGGCGCCGACCCGTCGATGGCGGAGAGCAGCGCCGCGATCGTGATGGGCGCGGCTTACGGCGGCGCGGTGCTGACCGTTGTCGTCGCCGTGCTGTTCGTGATCCTCGGCCTGTTCGTGAACAAGGGCAAGCAGTGGGCCCGGGTCACCACCTGGGTCATCGGCGGCATCGGCCTGTGCTGCTGCGGCTTCGGCCTGGCCGGGCAGGCGTTGACCGCCTCGCTGACCGGCGGGAGCGCGGGCGGGATCGACCAGGACGAGATCACCCGGCGGCTGTCGGAGCAGATGCCGGACTGGACCACCGGCGTGAGCATCGTGATCACCGTGGTGCAGCTGCTCGCCCTGCTCGCTGTGATCATCCTGCTGGCGCTGCCGCCGTCGAACAACTTCTTCCGCAAGCCCGCGCCGGAGTGGACGCCGCCGGCGTACCCCGTCTGACCTGGGCTGACGGCAGCGCGGGACCGGTGCTCAGAGCACCGGTCCCGCGCTGTCTGCGTTATCCCGAATCGGGCACATAAGTGCAGGTGATAGGGGTAACTTCCGATCTGGAGCATGACTCGCGCCGCTCGTTTCGGGGGTACGCCAATGTCCCATTCCGCTTCGCACCCGGTGGATCCGGTGGATCCGGCCCACCCGAGCGTCGAGCACGGGCGTCCCGCCGTGGTCACCGCCGCGGCCGCGATCCTCGGCCTGCTGGCCCTGCTCAACGTGGTGAACGCGATCCTGCACCTGGCCGCGATCAACACCGTGCTCAACCACTTCCGGGTCCGGGCCGTGCTCGCGGGCGTAGACCCGGCGGACCTCGGCCCGATCGAGACCAGCCTGAAGACGGGGCTGGTCATCAGTGCCCTGGTCGCCGTGCTGGCGGCGATCGTGCTGGCGATCCTGGCCTGGGGCGTCTGGCAGGGCAGCCAGGTCGCCCGCGTGGTCACCTGGGTGGTCTGCGGCCTCGGCATCATGCTCGCCTGCTGCGGCATCTCCGGCGCGACCACCCTGGGCACCGGCAACGTGACCGTGCAGGGCGGCGCCGACCCGTCCGCCACCCGTGGCGTGCAGGCGCTCGTGGACTCCTTCCCCGGTTGGTGGGCCGGGCTCACCGGACTCTCCTCCGCCGGCCAGGTTCTCGGCTACATTGCCACTGCGGTGCTGCTCGCCCTCCCGGCCGCGAACCTCTTCTTCAGCCGGAAGCGCGCCCTGCCGCCGGGCGCCGACACCGCCCGCTAATGGCTCGTCCCGGCGGCCCGCCTGAACGGCGGACCACCGACGACTCCCCACCAGCGCCACCGCGCCTCCCCCGACCGTCTGAGGTGAGCCGATGTCCTCCTCCGCTGCCCACACCGCCGTCCCGGAGACCCAGGCCGAGCCCGCCGCGGAGCCGTCCGCCGCGCGCCGCGTCGCGCTGGTCACCGGCGCCACCGCCGGCATCGGCCGCGCGTTCGCGGTGCGCCTGGCCGGCGACGGCTGGGACCTCGTCCTGGTCGCCCGGGACGAGGCCCGGCTCGCCGAGTTCTCCGAGGCGCTGAGCAGGACGTACGGGGTGCGGGCCGCGGTCCTCGCGGCGGACCTGTCCACCACCGACGGCTGTGAACTGGTGGAGGAACGGCTGCGCGATTCGGCCCGCCCGGTTGACCTGCTTGTCAACAACGCCGGCCTGTCGCTGAACACCCCTTTCCTCAGGTCCACTGTGGAGCAGGAACTGCACCTGCTCGCGGTGAACGTGCAGGCCGTGATGCGGTTGACCCACGCGGCGCTGCCCGTGATGGCGGCCCGAGGGCGGGGAGATGTCATCAATGTCTCATCTGTCGCCGGGTTCGGCGCGGCGATGCCCGGCAGCACCTATCCGGCGAGTAAAGCGTGGGTCACCAACTTCAGCGAGTCGGTGGCGCTGTCCGTAGCGCACCAGGGTGTACGGGTCATGGCGTTGTGCCCCGGTTTCACCCGTACGGAGTTCCACGACCGGGCCGGGATCAACATGACGAAGACGCCGGAGTGGCTGTGGCTGCAGGCACCCCAGGTGGTCGCCGACGGCCTGCGTGACCTGCGGCGGGGCCGCACGGTGAGCGTGCCGAGCTGGAAGTACAAGGTGCTCGTGGGATTCATGCGGCACACCCCGACCCGGTTGCTGCGGCGGCTCGCGCGAAGCGCCCGGGTGCGCACCGGGCGCGATAATGAGGGCGGCAACTGACCGTCGCGCAAGTGTCTGCCCGGATCGCGGGATACCCCCTTGATCGAGCTCTCAGGATCGGCGAGTAGTCTCCGTCCCATGTCCGACCGCGACGACCTGCGTAAATTCATCACTGATCTCGCGGTGGTGCGGGGGAAGGTTGTCCTGTCCTCCGGGAAGGAGGCCGACTACTACGTCGACCTCCGCCGGATCACCCTGCATCACGCGGCCGCGCCCCTGGTCGGGCGCGTGCTCAACGAGCTGACCGCGGACTGGGACTTCGACGCCGTGGGTGGTCTCACGCTGGGCGCCGACCCGGTGGCCACGGCGATGCTGCACACCTCGCCCCGGCCGCTGGACGCCTTCGTCGTCCGCAAGGCGGGCAAGGCGCACGGGTTGCAGCGCCGCATCGAAGGACCGGACGTGGCCGGTCGCCGCGTGCTCGCTGTCGAGGACACCTCGACTACGGGCGGTAGTGTTCTCGCCGCTATTGATGCACTGCGGGAGGCGGGTGCCGAGGTCATCGGTGTTGCGGTTATTGTCGATCGAGGCGCGGGCGATACGGTGCGTGCTGCCGGACTGTCGTACCGAGCCGCCTATACGTTGGCGGACCTTGGCCTGTCGGCCTAACGGAACTCCGATCCGTACCTGGTAATATGTAGGTGGATCGATGCTGTTGTTGGAAGGAAGAAATCACGTGGGAACAGCTCTGGTGGAAACCCCGCTGCCTCAAATCTCGCCCCTCGCCGGTGAGCCGATCGAGCGTGCCGACGCGGAGCGTCTCGCCGGCGTGCTGAAGGCGCTGGCCGACCCGGCTCGCCTCCGGCTGCTGAGCCTGATTCAGTCCGCCCCCGAGGGCGAGGCGTGCGTTTGTGACCTGACCGCTCCGCTGGGCCTGTCCCAGCCGACCGTCAGCCACCACCTGCGCATCCTCACCGAGGCCGGCCTGCTCAACCGCGACAAGCGCGGCGTGTGGGCTTACTACAGCCTCGTGCCGTCCGCCATCGCCACCGTCGCCGAGCTGCTGACCCCGCCGCGCAAGCGCGCGACGAAGAAGGCTCGCTGACCCGGCAAGGCCCTGATGCGTCGTGGGGCGCACACTCCGATCACGGAGTGTGCGCCCCACGACGCTTTTCGTGACCTTGGACGGCCATTGATGTAACGCAGCGCACGCTGCGGCAACCGTGAGTGAAAACCGTGAGCACGTGGTTGCAGAAGGGCGCCGGGCCTCTAAGCTGACGCGATATTCGGCGTGCTGCCGCCCCGGTAACCCCCGCCGCAGGGCCCGGCGCCGCCGCTTCCCAACTGGGAGTCACCCATGTCCGGACGGCACATCCGACACAGCTGGGACGCCCCCGAGCTGCCCGCCGCTCCCCGCCGAACAGGCCTGTTCAGCCGCCGCGCCGTGCGCATTCCCGTGATCATCGTGGGCGTGCTGTCCCTGTGCGGCCTGGCCACCGTGGTGGTCCGCGGGGTCAGCGCGGACGCCGACGGCTGCGGCAGCGCGGGGATCAAGCTGACCGTCGCCGCCGACCCCGCGATCGCCCCCGCCCTCACCGAGATCGGCAACCGCTGGAGCGCCACCAACCCGCTGGTCGGTGAGGACTGCGTACGCGTCGAGGTCGTCGCCAAGCCCTCCTACCAGCTCGCCAATTCCCTCGGCACCTGGGCCGGCGGCAACATCGACGTCGCCGACAAGCCCGCGCCCACCCCGCAGGACTCCGAGCTGCCCGTGGTCTGGGTGCCGGACTCGACGTACTGGCTGGGCCGGGTGCGCGGCGTCGACCGCGACCTCTTCGAGGCCGACGCCCCGTCGGTCGCGGCTAGCCCGGTGGTGCTCGCGGTGCCCGAGACCGTGGCCCGCCAGCTCGGCGACAAGGTCAAGGGCGGCATCGACGCCCCGCTGCTCAAGCAGATGCTGTTCGCCAAGCCGTCGGCGCTCAAGCTCGGCGTCGTCGAACCGCGCCGGGACACCGCCGGCATGGTCGGCGCGATGATGCTGTCCGACGCGGTCGTCGCGCAGGAGAAGGACCTGCCCAACCTCGTCGGCGTCTACCGCGCCATCGGTGGGCCGGTGCCCGACGTCGAGGCGCTGTGGAAGGCGTACGCGGCCGGGCTGACCGCCGCGCCGGTCAGCGAGCAGTCGGTGATCGCGTACAACGCGAAGGCGAAGGCCCCGATGGCCGCGGTCACCCTGGCCGAGGCGCCCACCCTCGACTTCCCCTTCGCCGTCCGGTCCCGCCAGCCGCGCCCGCTGGCCACCGCCGCGGCGATGTTCTCCCAGGCGGTACGCGGCGGCGAGTACAAGTCCGTGTTCGCGGAGAACGGCCTGCGCACGCCGGACGGGCAGGTCTCCACCGGCTTCCCCACCGGCCACGGGGTGACCTCGGCCGGGGTCTTCGTGCAGCCGCTGGCGGACATGAACAAGGTCCGCAGCGCGATGACGGTGTGGGTCGCGGCCAAGACCCCGTCCCGGGTGATCGCGCTGGTCGACGCGACCTCGTCGATGGGCCGGACGATGACCGGCGGCGGCAACACCGCGGTCCGGATGAACGTGCTGCGCAGCGCCGCCGAGAACGGCCTGCGCCTGTTCACCGACGACAGCGAGCTCGGCCTGTGGGCGTTCGCGGGCAAGGGCCACGTGCCGCTGGTGCCGCTCGGCGAGCTGACCCGGTCGCAGCGCGCGAAGCTGCTCACCGCGGTCCGGCAGGCCGCGCCGCAGCCGACCGACGTCTCCCCGCTCTACCAGTCGGTCATCGCGGGCTACCGGGAGCTGCTCAAGGGCTACGACCCGGCGCGCAGCAACACCCTGGTGGTCTTCACCGACGGCCGGGACGGCTCCGGCATGCAGCTGCGCACCGTACAGAAGGAGCTGGAGAAGCTCGCCGACGTGACCAAGCCGATCCGGGTGGTCCTGCTGGGCCTCGGCCCCGACGTGAAGCTGGCCGACCTGCAGTCCGTCGCCGATACCACGGGCGGCGTCGCCTTCCAGGTCACCGACCCCGCCCAGATGGAGACGATCTTCCTGCGCGCGCTGCTCGCGTGATCCTCCCTCTATACGAACGAAGCTCCCGCCGTCTGCTCGGCGGGAGCTTCGCTCGTGAAGGGGGCGGGCTCAGAAGGCGTCGATCTTGCTCATGACGACGGTGTCGTCGCCACCGCCGAGGCGGGCGAGGCGCTTCTTCTCCTTGCGGTCGCGGATCATCTCGATGAAGACCGGGATCAGCGACAGGAAGATGATCAGGAACACCATCGGCAGGATGTACTTGTCGATGTGCTCCGGGCCGCCGATGGCGGTGATGATCTGCTCGGCGAGCAGGTAGCCGGCCAGCAGGATGCCGTCGACCCAGAGGATCGCGCCGACCACGTTCCACACGAAGAACTGCCTGGCGGGCATGCCCAGCACGCCGGCCACCGGGTTCAGGAAGGTGCGCACGATCGGGATGAACCGGGCCAGCACCACCGCGCGGCGCGGGCCGAACTTCACGAAGTAGTGCTCGGCCTTACGCACGTAATCCTGCTTGAACAGGCGTGAATCCGGTTTGTTGAACATCCGTGGCCCGTACTTGGCGCCGAGCCAGTGGCCCAGCTGCGCGCCGATGATGGCGCAGATCGGGCCGAGCAGCAGCAGCCAGCCGATGGGCAGCTGCACACCGTGCGACTCCAGGAAGCCGGAGGCGAACACACCCGCGATGAACAGCAGGGAGTCACCCGGCAGGAAGAAACCGATCATGAGGCCGGTCTCGGCGAAGAGGATGAAGCAGACACCGAACAGGGCGGCCGGGCCGAACAGCTCCAGCCAGGCCTTGGGGTCCAGCGGGTTGAAGTCGGCGGAGGCCAGCGGGGGCATGGCCAGGGCCTGGAGAGAGTCGACTACGGTCACGCCGCCCAAGAGTACCGGGCAATGTTGCGAACTCCCTGACACGTCCATGGAGTCGAGGAGGTGGCACTGCCTTGGGAGGACGGCTGCTTCAGGAGTAGTCCTCGTCGGGGGGTACGACGACGACCCTCTGCTCGACCTCGTCCCACTCGGAGGCCGGCGGCACCGGCCCGTCCGGTTCTCCGAGTGGCTCGTCGGGGAGGGCGTTGATGATGTCGTCGTCCGCCAGGGAGGTGGCCTGGGCCGACTGTTCGAGCGCGTCGGCTTCGGGCACGTCGTCTGCGTACGCGTTCCCTGCCACGTTCTCGGTCATTGCTTCACGGTATGACGTGCCCTCGGCAGTTCGCCAGCAGATGTGAGTTCCGGCGTAGAAGATGACCATATGGGCTTTCTGATCCGTTGGGTGATCAACGCGGTGGCGTTGTGGATCACCACATTGATCGTCTCCGGCATCGAGGTCACCGCCGCCACCACCGTGCGCAGCATCCTCACCCTCATCGTGGTGGCGCTGATCTTCGGTCTGGTCAACGCGATCCTGAAACCCGTCATCCACCTGTTCGGCTGCGTCTTCTACGTGATCACGCTCGGCCTGTTCGCATTGCTGGTCAACGCGCTGCTGTTCCTGCTCGTGGACTGGCTGGCCGGGGTGTTCAAGCTGCCCTTCGAGATCGACGGCTTCTGGCCCGCGTTCTGGGGCGCCATCGTCATGGGCATCGTGAGCT
The Catellatospora sp. IY07-71 DNA segment above includes these coding regions:
- a CDS encoding SDR family oxidoreductase; amino-acid sequence: MSSSAAHTAVPETQAEPAAEPSAARRVALVTGATAGIGRAFAVRLAGDGWDLVLVARDEARLAEFSEALSRTYGVRAAVLAADLSTTDGCELVEERLRDSARPVDLLVNNAGLSLNTPFLRSTVEQELHLLAVNVQAVMRLTHAALPVMAARGRGDVINVSSVAGFGAAMPGSTYPASKAWVTNFSESVALSVAHQGVRVMALCPGFTRTEFHDRAGINMTKTPEWLWLQAPQVVADGLRDLRRGRTVSVPSWKYKVLVGFMRHTPTRLLRRLARSARVRTGRDNEGGN
- a CDS encoding phage holin family protein; protein product: MGFLIRWVINAVALWITTLIVSGIEVTAATTVRSILTLIVVALIFGLVNAILKPVIHLFGCVFYVITLGLFALLVNALLFLLVDWLAGVFKLPFEIDGFWPAFWGAIVMGIVSWALSLLVPDGDEA
- a CDS encoding DedA family protein yields the protein MPPLASADFNPLDPKAWLELFGPAALFGVCFILFAETGLMIGFFLPGDSLLFIAGVFASGFLESHGVQLPIGWLLLLGPICAIIGAQLGHWLGAKYGPRMFNKPDSRLFKQDYVRKAEHYFVKFGPRRAVVLARFIPIVRTFLNPVAGVLGMPARQFFVWNVVGAILWVDGILLAGYLLAEQIITAIGGPEHIDKYILPMVFLIIFLSLIPVFIEMIRDRKEKKRLARLGGGDDTVVMSKIDAF
- the clpB gene encoding ATP-dependent chaperone ClpB; protein product: MDTQRLTTKSREVITTAAATAQQRGHATVETWHLLLALLDTGGSTAAGLLRAVGANPADVRRAAARAVEQLPTARGSSVAEPSLSRELVNAINAAEQVARPLGDEYVSTEHLLAGLARVGGAVGKALKQAGATEEALVAAFPEIRGGDRRVTTPDPEQQYQALEKYGVDLTARARDGKVDPVIGRDPEIRRVIQVLSRRTKNNPVLIGEPGVGKTAIVEGLAQRIVAGDVPESLRDKKLVSLDLGAMVAGAQYRGQFEERLKSVLEEIKASDGQVITFLDELHTVVGAGKGEGSMDAGNMLKPMLARGELRMVGATTLDEYREHIEKDPALERRFQPVVVGEPTVEDTIGILRGLKERYEVHHGVRITDGALVAAASLSDRYIADRFLPDKAIDLVDEAASRLRMEIDSRPTEVDEIERQVRRLEIEEMALAKEPDPASAERLTKLRAELADKREHLAALSDRWRNEKQHIQAISAAKEQLEELRTQADRAERDLDLGRASELRYGRIPALERDLAHAEQELAALQTHGAMLKEEVGANDVAEVVAAWTGIPAGRMMEGETEKLLRMEESLGSRVIGQAEAVAAVSDAVRRARTGIADPDRPTGSFLFLGPTGVGKTELGKALAEFLFDDERAMVRIDMSEYAEKHSVARLVGAPPGYVGYEEGGQLTEAVRRRPYSVVLLDEVEKAHPDVFDVLLQVLDDGRLTDGQGRTVDFRNAILILTSNLGSHAIADPTLSEEQRKDSVMAVVRTHFKPEFLNRLDDIVVFHALSQDELTSIVDIQLARLRRRLADRRLTLEVTDVARKWLAGHGYDPVYGARPLRRLIQSSIGDKLAKALLAGEVRDGDTVLIDRDGDALRIM
- the pyrE gene encoding orotate phosphoribosyltransferase translates to MSDRDDLRKFITDLAVVRGKVVLSSGKEADYYVDLRRITLHHAAAPLVGRVLNELTADWDFDAVGGLTLGADPVATAMLHTSPRPLDAFVVRKAGKAHGLQRRIEGPDVAGRRVLAVEDTSTTGGSVLAAIDALREAGAEVIGVAVIVDRGAGDTVRAAGLSYRAAYTLADLGLSA
- a CDS encoding VWA domain-containing protein — translated: MSGRHIRHSWDAPELPAAPRRTGLFSRRAVRIPVIIVGVLSLCGLATVVVRGVSADADGCGSAGIKLTVAADPAIAPALTEIGNRWSATNPLVGEDCVRVEVVAKPSYQLANSLGTWAGGNIDVADKPAPTPQDSELPVVWVPDSTYWLGRVRGVDRDLFEADAPSVAASPVVLAVPETVARQLGDKVKGGIDAPLLKQMLFAKPSALKLGVVEPRRDTAGMVGAMMLSDAVVAQEKDLPNLVGVYRAIGGPVPDVEALWKAYAAGLTAAPVSEQSVIAYNAKAKAPMAAVTLAEAPTLDFPFAVRSRQPRPLATAAAMFSQAVRGGEYKSVFAENGLRTPDGQVSTGFPTGHGVTSAGVFVQPLADMNKVRSAMTVWVAAKTPSRVIALVDATSSMGRTMTGGGNTAVRMNVLRSAAENGLRLFTDDSELGLWAFAGKGHVPLVPLGELTRSQRAKLLTAVRQAAPQPTDVSPLYQSVIAGYRELLKGYDPARSNTLVVFTDGRDGSGMQLRTVQKELEKLADVTKPIRVVLLGLGPDVKLADLQSVADTTGGVAFQVTDPAQMETIFLRALLA
- a CDS encoding helix-turn-helix transcriptional regulator — translated: MLLLEGRNHVGTALVETPLPQISPLAGEPIERADAERLAGVLKALADPARLRLLSLIQSAPEGEACVCDLTAPLGLSQPTVSHHLRILTEAGLLNRDKRGVWAYYSLVPSAIATVAELLTPPRKRATKKAR